One stretch of Amycolatopsis sp. 195334CR DNA includes these proteins:
- a CDS encoding aminotransferase class V-fold PLP-dependent enzyme: protein MIFLDSAGSSLPPPEVLDEVVGHLRREAEVGGYRAAAERQDDLERAYPVFAELLGCAPDEVAFTDSATRSWLTLVDSVPLEPGDRVLISEAEYGANAVALMRLTELAGARLDLVPSDASGQLDVAALRDRLDERVKLVSLVHVPTNGGLVNPVREVTEAAHEAGALVLLDACQSVGQLPVHAAGLGVDMITGTGRKWLRGPRGTGFLVVRREVADRLRPRLFDHSGADWSGLWEYRPRQDARLHELWEFAVAERLGLLKAAEHALDLGMDQIAAEIGERAGRLRTGLSAIPGVTVHDLGERPSGIVTFTVDGLESARVKDLLWDKDIVVSVTSEGSTRFDMGRRGLSSMVRASPHYFVTSDQLDEFLTVVTGLR, encoded by the coding sequence GTGATCTTCCTCGACAGCGCCGGGTCCTCGCTGCCACCGCCCGAGGTGCTCGACGAGGTGGTCGGGCACCTGCGCCGCGAGGCCGAGGTCGGCGGTTACCGCGCGGCCGCCGAACGCCAGGACGACCTGGAGCGCGCCTACCCGGTGTTCGCCGAACTGCTCGGCTGCGCACCGGACGAGGTCGCCTTCACCGACAGCGCCACCCGGTCCTGGCTGACCCTGGTCGACTCGGTGCCGCTGGAACCGGGTGACCGGGTGCTGATCAGCGAGGCCGAGTACGGCGCGAACGCGGTCGCGCTCATGCGGCTGACCGAACTCGCCGGTGCCCGGCTCGACCTGGTGCCCTCGGACGCCTCGGGCCAGCTGGACGTGGCCGCGCTGCGCGACCGGCTCGACGAGCGGGTCAAGCTGGTCTCGCTGGTGCACGTCCCGACCAACGGCGGGCTGGTGAACCCGGTCCGCGAGGTGACCGAGGCCGCGCACGAGGCGGGCGCGCTGGTGCTGCTGGACGCCTGCCAGTCGGTGGGCCAGCTGCCGGTGCACGCCGCCGGCCTGGGCGTGGACATGATCACCGGCACCGGGCGCAAGTGGCTGCGCGGGCCGCGGGGCACCGGGTTCCTGGTGGTCCGGCGCGAGGTCGCCGACCGGCTGCGGCCCCGGCTGTTCGACCACAGCGGGGCCGACTGGTCCGGGCTGTGGGAGTACCGCCCGCGCCAGGACGCGCGGCTGCACGAGCTGTGGGAGTTCGCCGTGGCCGAGCGACTGGGCCTGCTCAAGGCCGCCGAACACGCGCTCGACCTGGGTATGGACCAGATCGCCGCGGAGATCGGCGAGCGGGCGGGGCGGTTGCGCACCGGGCTGTCCGCGATCCCCGGCGTGACCGTGCACGACCTGGGGGAGCGGCCCAGCGGCATCGTCACCTTCACCGTCGACGGGCTGGAGTCCGCGCGCGTGAAGGACCTGTTGTGGGACAAGGACATCGTGGTCAGCGTGACCTCCGAGGGCTCGACCAGGTTCGACATGGGGCGGCGCGGCCTGAGCTCGATGGTGCGGGCCTCACCGCACTACTTCGTCACCTCGGACCAGCTCGACGAGTTCCTCACCGTGGTGACCGGGCTGCGGTGA
- the hisD gene encoding histidinol dehydrogenase, whose translation MLNRTDLRGRTPSPAELRAALPRAGTDVDAVLHLVRPIVDAVRDRGAEAALEFGEKFDGVRPAAIRVPAAERTRALAELDPAVREALEEATTRARKVHADQRRPDVTTTVVDGGTVTERWVPVERVGLYAPGGLAVYPSTVVMNVVPAQTAGVGSLVVCSPPQAAFGGLPHPTVLAAAELLGVDEVWAVGGAQAVALLTYGGTDTDGAELTGVDVVTGPGNIYLTAAKRLLRGLIGIDSEAGPTEIAVLADDTADPAHVATDLISQAEHDPLAASVLVTDSERLADAVDAELARRVPATKHTERVTEALTGKQSGVVLVSTVDDGLRVVDAYAAEHLEIQTADARAVAARVRNAGAVFVGAYAPVSLGDYCAGSNHVLPTGGFARHSSGLSVQSFLRGIHVVDYSEQALREVAGKVVALANAEDLPAHGEAVTARFEK comes from the coding sequence ATGCTCAACCGCACGGACCTGCGTGGTCGTACCCCGTCTCCCGCCGAACTGCGCGCCGCCCTGCCGCGTGCCGGAACCGACGTGGACGCGGTACTGCATCTGGTCCGGCCGATCGTGGACGCGGTCCGCGACCGGGGTGCCGAAGCCGCGCTGGAGTTCGGCGAGAAGTTCGACGGCGTCCGCCCGGCCGCGATCCGCGTGCCCGCCGCCGAGCGCACGCGCGCGCTGGCCGAGCTGGACCCGGCGGTCCGCGAGGCGCTGGAGGAGGCGACCACACGCGCCCGCAAGGTGCACGCCGACCAGCGCCGCCCCGACGTCACCACCACCGTGGTCGACGGCGGCACGGTCACCGAGCGCTGGGTGCCGGTCGAGCGCGTCGGGCTGTACGCGCCGGGCGGGCTGGCGGTCTACCCGTCGACCGTGGTGATGAACGTGGTCCCGGCGCAGACCGCGGGGGTCGGCTCGCTGGTGGTCTGCTCACCACCGCAGGCCGCGTTCGGCGGCCTGCCGCACCCGACCGTGCTCGCCGCCGCCGAACTGCTCGGCGTGGACGAGGTGTGGGCGGTCGGCGGCGCGCAGGCGGTGGCCCTGCTGACCTACGGCGGCACCGACACCGACGGCGCCGAACTCACCGGCGTGGACGTGGTGACCGGACCGGGCAACATCTACCTGACCGCGGCCAAGCGCCTGCTCCGCGGCCTGATCGGGATCGACTCCGAGGCGGGCCCCACCGAGATCGCGGTGCTCGCCGACGACACCGCCGACCCGGCGCACGTGGCCACCGACCTGATCAGCCAGGCCGAGCACGACCCGCTGGCCGCCAGCGTGCTGGTGACCGACTCCGAGCGGCTCGCCGACGCGGTGGACGCCGAGCTGGCCCGCCGCGTCCCGGCCACCAAGCACACCGAGCGCGTCACCGAAGCGCTGACCGGCAAGCAGTCCGGCGTGGTCCTGGTGTCCACTGTGGACGACGGGCTCCGGGTGGTGGACGCCTACGCCGCCGAGCACCTGGAGATCCAGACCGCCGACGCGCGCGCGGTGGCGGCCAGGGTGCGCAACGCGGGAGCGGTCTTCGTCGGGGCCTACGCGCCGGTCTCGCTCGGTGACTACTGCGCCGGCTCGAACCACGTGCTGCCCACCGGCGGCTTCGCGCGGCACTCGTCCGGCCTGTCGGTGCAGAGCTTCCTGCGCGGCATCCACGTGGTCGACTACAGCGAGCAGGCGCTGCGCGAGGTGGCGGGCAAGGTGGTCGCGCTGGCCAACGCCGAGGACCTGCCCGCGCACGGCGAGGCCGTCACCGCGAGGTTCGAGAAGTGA
- a CDS encoding type VII secretion protein EccE translates to MSLSSPAPWGSRTAAVPLPSGGREPGSIADPAAAPWILPIRARQVAIWEVAALGALAAYGFGDGFTPLSITAIAVAVLVILTTSVRFTGKHLAGWAWTWLTFRLRQHDDRRAGAGPMHSLVGEFPIRQHTDRAGNRLGIVGVGDGWTSVVRLTGGGLPAVGTLLDVLGATYRRADIPLDSAQLVVWTAPRPGQNPLRVCWLAVRYRPADAPIAALARGGGELGALRTTASAALGLAGALADVGYESTVLEAGELGEELRVALAAEPDFGAAQDIPEFTDDWRWWSSGAGEGRIRQSCFRPLSDRDLPKLVTGHVPTAAFTTVSYTLSRTAAGRERADVTVRVGTRGEATPPTGSPTLCGVPLVAVNGRHAEHVRRSLPLALP, encoded by the coding sequence GTGTCATTGTCTTCACCTGCCCCCTGGGGGAGCCGGACCGCCGCGGTCCCGCTGCCGTCCGGTGGCCGTGAGCCGGGTTCGATCGCCGATCCGGCCGCCGCGCCGTGGATCCTGCCGATCCGCGCCCGCCAGGTCGCCATCTGGGAGGTGGCCGCGCTGGGCGCGCTGGCCGCCTACGGGTTCGGCGACGGCTTCACCCCGCTGTCGATCACCGCGATCGCGGTGGCCGTGCTGGTCATCCTGACCACCTCGGTGCGGTTCACCGGCAAGCACCTGGCCGGGTGGGCGTGGACCTGGCTGACCTTCCGCCTGCGCCAGCACGACGACCGCCGCGCCGGGGCCGGGCCGATGCACTCGCTGGTCGGCGAGTTCCCGATCCGCCAGCACACCGACCGCGCGGGCAACCGGCTCGGCATCGTCGGCGTCGGTGACGGCTGGACCTCGGTGGTCCGGCTGACCGGTGGCGGGCTGCCCGCGGTGGGCACCCTGCTCGACGTGCTCGGCGCGACCTACCGCCGCGCCGACATCCCGCTGGACAGCGCTCAGCTGGTGGTCTGGACCGCGCCGCGGCCCGGCCAGAACCCGCTGCGGGTGTGCTGGCTGGCCGTGCGCTACCGGCCCGCCGACGCGCCGATCGCCGCGCTGGCCAGGGGTGGCGGTGAACTCGGTGCGTTGCGGACCACCGCGAGCGCCGCGCTGGGCCTGGCCGGCGCGCTGGCCGACGTGGGATACGAGAGCACCGTGCTGGAGGCGGGCGAACTCGGCGAGGAACTGCGCGTCGCCCTCGCCGCGGAACCGGATTTCGGTGCGGCACAAGACATTCCGGAGTTCACCGACGACTGGCGCTGGTGGTCGTCGGGAGCCGGCGAGGGGCGCATCCGGCAGTCCTGCTTCCGGCCGCTGTCCGATCGCGACCTGCCGAAGCTGGTCACCGGGCACGTGCCGACGGCGGCGTTCACCACCGTCTCGTACACGCTGAGCCGGACCGCCGCGGGCCGCGAACGGGCCGACGTGACCGTGCGGGTCGGCACCCGCGGCGAAGCCACCCCGCCCACCGGCTCCCCGACGCTGTGCGGGGTGCCGCTGGTCGCGGTGAACGGGCGGCACGCCGAACACGTGCGCCGCTCGCTCCCGCTGGCACTGCCGTGA
- a CDS encoding response regulator transcription factor — protein MVSTQAIRVGVIEDHPLYRAAVARVLEEAEDIELGAVADSVARFAVCRQPAGSVVVLDLKLRGIADAAAVMEVVGMGHKVLVVSAHAGQSEVLGAISAGARGYLSKDADGEEILRAIREIASGNSYVSPTLASFVLNSTRDRNAGPKLVLSERERQVLSLVAAGERDQDIAEAMSISVRTVRSYLDRIRDKTGRRRRPELTRLAIEEGIAHPS, from the coding sequence GTGGTCAGCACGCAGGCGATCAGGGTCGGGGTGATCGAGGACCACCCCCTGTACCGCGCGGCCGTGGCGAGAGTGCTCGAAGAAGCCGAGGACATCGAACTGGGCGCGGTCGCCGACTCGGTGGCGCGCTTCGCGGTGTGCCGCCAGCCCGCGGGCAGCGTGGTGGTGCTGGACCTGAAGCTGCGCGGGATCGCCGACGCCGCCGCGGTGATGGAGGTGGTCGGCATGGGGCACAAGGTGCTGGTGGTCTCCGCGCACGCGGGGCAGTCCGAGGTGCTGGGCGCGATCTCCGCCGGGGCGCGGGGTTACCTGTCGAAGGACGCCGACGGCGAGGAGATCCTGCGGGCGATCAGGGAGATCGCCTCGGGCAACTCCTACGTCTCGCCGACGCTGGCCTCGTTCGTGCTGAACTCAACCCGGGATCGCAACGCCGGGCCGAAGCTGGTGCTGTCCGAACGCGAGCGCCAGGTGCTCTCGCTGGTCGCGGCGGGGGAGCGGGACCAGGACATCGCCGAGGCCATGTCGATCAGCGTCCGGACCGTGCGGTCCTACCTGGACCGGATCCGCGACAAGACCGGACGGCGGCGACGCCCCGAACTGACCCGCCTCGCCATCGAAGAAGGCATCGCCCACCCTTCCTAG
- a CDS encoding YbaB/EbfC family nucleoid-associated protein: MSDPYQVPDMNALMEEVRAQTEQVQRIQRSVEKMEVKGYSRGNEVVATLRGDGRFTEISIDPDAARRFPARELGEIVLEAVNNGLTKLGEASRAKFAPVIDAAGASQR, translated from the coding sequence ATGAGCGATCCGTACCAGGTCCCGGACATGAACGCGCTGATGGAGGAGGTCCGCGCGCAGACCGAGCAGGTGCAGCGGATCCAGCGGTCGGTGGAGAAGATGGAGGTGAAGGGCTACTCGCGCGGCAACGAGGTGGTCGCCACCCTGCGCGGCGACGGCCGGTTCACCGAGATCTCCATCGACCCCGACGCCGCCCGGCGCTTCCCGGCCAGGGAACTGGGCGAGATCGTGCTCGAGGCGGTCAACAACGGGCTGACCAAGCTCGGTGAGGCCAGCCGGGCGAAGTTCGCGCCGGTGATCGACGCCGCAGGGGCTTCGCAGCGGTGA
- the eccD gene encoding type VII secretion integral membrane protein EccD: MTETVAPGSATRRVTVVTPLARVDVALPPQSTLAELVPQLVRLAGADGQASPEHPGWALTRLGGAPLAPGLTVAAAGMRDGEVLYLTPRERPRAPLLFDDVVDSIASASESDREWGADLARRAGISAAVVLLLGAAVLVQASFAGTMFAPISCGLLALVALLGGGALSRAYGDAQAGAAAALAGIGAALLAGMSAFPPHPLFSLDAGPLGIGLAAVAVFGALSAVTVADRLPWFVAVTVSSVLSAPAAGIVLLAGVRPVSAAAVLAVLATAMAAFAPMLALRLGRLPLPRVPDDMASFRADERPSLGAAMAGQTAYAQRLLTGLLVALGTVVLGCSVVLVTQGGAWEAGLTALLGLAWVLRSRSYAGGPQRLVLIGYGLAALACAGIWLGIEADRSLVFGVALAVVLAAVVCLVYAARVAKGHRSPYWSRLMDIIEFLALLSLVPITGVIIGVYEAVRG, translated from the coding sequence GTGACCGAGACCGTCGCACCCGGGTCCGCCACCCGCCGGGTCACCGTGGTGACCCCGCTCGCGCGGGTGGACGTGGCCCTGCCCCCGCAGAGCACGCTCGCCGAACTGGTGCCGCAGCTGGTCCGGCTGGCCGGCGCCGACGGGCAGGCCAGCCCGGAGCACCCCGGCTGGGCGCTGACCCGGCTCGGGGGCGCGCCGCTGGCGCCCGGGCTGACCGTGGCCGCCGCCGGGATGCGCGACGGCGAGGTGCTCTACCTGACCCCGCGCGAGCGGCCGCGCGCGCCGCTGCTGTTCGACGACGTGGTGGATTCGATCGCCAGCGCGAGCGAGTCCGACCGCGAGTGGGGCGCGGACCTGGCCCGCCGCGCCGGGATCTCGGCCGCGGTGGTGCTGTTGCTCGGCGCGGCCGTGCTGGTGCAGGCCAGCTTCGCGGGCACGATGTTCGCGCCGATCTCCTGCGGGCTGCTCGCGCTGGTGGCGTTGCTCGGCGGCGGGGCGCTGAGCCGTGCCTACGGGGACGCGCAGGCCGGTGCCGCCGCCGCACTGGCCGGGATCGGCGCGGCCCTGCTCGCCGGGATGTCGGCCTTCCCGCCGCACCCGTTGTTCTCGCTCGACGCCGGGCCGCTGGGCATCGGGCTCGCCGCGGTGGCGGTGTTCGGCGCGCTGTCCGCGGTGACGGTGGCCGACCGGCTGCCGTGGTTCGTCGCGGTCACCGTGTCCTCGGTGCTGTCCGCGCCCGCCGCCGGGATCGTGCTGCTGGCCGGGGTGCGCCCGGTCAGCGCGGCTGCGGTGCTGGCCGTGCTCGCCACCGCGATGGCCGCTTTCGCGCCGATGCTCGCGTTGCGGCTGGGCCGTCTCCCGCTGCCGCGCGTCCCGGACGACATGGCTTCCTTCCGCGCCGACGAACGCCCGTCGCTGGGTGCCGCGATGGCCGGGCAGACCGCGTACGCGCAGCGCCTGCTCACCGGGCTGCTGGTCGCGCTGGGCACGGTGGTGCTCGGCTGCTCGGTGGTGCTGGTGACCCAGGGCGGCGCGTGGGAGGCCGGGCTGACCGCGTTGCTCGGCCTGGCCTGGGTGCTGCGGTCGAGGTCGTACGCCGGTGGCCCGCAGCGGCTGGTGCTGATCGGTTACGGCCTCGCCGCGCTCGCCTGCGCCGGGATCTGGCTCGGCATCGAGGCCGACCGCTCGCTGGTGTTCGGGGTCGCGCTGGCCGTCGTGCTGGCCGCGGTGGTCTGCCTGGTCTACGCCGCGCGCGTGGCCAAGGGGCACCGGTCGCCGTACTGGTCGCGCCTGATGGACATCATCGAGTTCCTCGCGCTGCTGTCGCTGGTGCCGATCACCGGCGTGATCATCGGCGTCTACGAGGCTGTCCGGGGTTAG
- a CDS encoding histidinol-phosphate transaminase, whose amino-acid sequence MVDVDEVSLDELPLREDLRGRSPYGAPQLDVPVRLNTNENPYPPPDALVDDVTEAVREVAAGLHRYPDRDAVELRRDLAAYLSASTGVALSERQLWAANGSNEVLQQILQAFGGPGRSALGFEPSYSMHPIISAGTRTEWVPEPRRDDFTLDTEAAARVVAERAPDVVFLTSPNNPTGGSIPTAELEAVLRVAPGIVVVDEAYAEFSAQPSAVTLLERYPAKLIVSRTMSKAFAFAGGRLGYLAATPAIVDALQLVRLPYHLSLLTQAAARAALRHAEATLASVAKLAAERDRVADALLGLGATPVPSDANFILFGRFADAPAAWQSFVDQGVLIRDVGIAGHLRVTIGTPEENDAFLGVAKDVFTKEVPR is encoded by the coding sequence CTGGTCGATGTGGACGAAGTAAGCCTGGACGAGCTGCCGTTGCGGGAGGACCTGCGCGGACGCAGCCCGTACGGTGCGCCCCAGCTGGACGTGCCGGTCCGGCTGAACACCAACGAGAACCCGTACCCGCCGCCGGACGCGCTGGTCGACGACGTGACCGAGGCCGTCCGCGAGGTGGCCGCCGGCCTGCATCGCTACCCCGACCGCGACGCCGTCGAACTGCGCCGCGACCTGGCCGCCTACCTGTCCGCGAGCACCGGTGTGGCGCTGTCCGAGCGGCAGCTCTGGGCGGCGAACGGGTCCAACGAGGTGCTCCAGCAGATCCTGCAGGCCTTCGGCGGGCCGGGGCGCAGCGCGCTCGGCTTCGAGCCGTCCTACTCGATGCACCCGATCATCTCGGCGGGCACGCGGACCGAGTGGGTGCCCGAACCGCGTCGCGACGACTTCACCCTGGACACCGAGGCCGCCGCGCGGGTGGTCGCCGAGCGCGCGCCCGACGTGGTGTTCCTGACCAGCCCGAACAACCCGACCGGCGGCTCGATCCCGACCGCCGAGCTGGAGGCCGTGCTGCGGGTCGCGCCGGGCATCGTGGTGGTGGACGAGGCCTACGCCGAGTTCTCCGCCCAGCCGAGCGCGGTGACCCTGCTGGAGCGCTACCCGGCGAAGCTGATCGTCTCCCGCACGATGAGCAAGGCGTTCGCGTTCGCCGGGGGACGGCTGGGCTACCTGGCCGCCACACCGGCCATTGTGGACGCACTGCAGCTGGTCCGGCTGCCGTACCACCTGTCGCTGCTGACCCAGGCCGCCGCGCGCGCCGCGCTGCGCCACGCCGAGGCCACGCTCGCCTCGGTGGCCAAGCTCGCGGCCGAGCGGGACCGGGTGGCCGACGCGCTGCTGGGCCTCGGCGCCACGCCGGTGCCCAGCGACGCCAACTTCATCCTGTTCGGCCGCTTCGCCGACGCGCCGGCCGCCTGGCAGTCCTTTGTGGACCAGGGTGTGCTGATCCGCGACGTCGGCATCGCCGGGCACCTGCGGGTGACCATCGGCACCCCGGAGGAGAACGACGCCTTCCTCGGCGTCGCCAAGGACGTGTTCACGAAGGAGGTGCCCAGGTGA
- a CDS encoding carbon-nitrogen hydrolase family protein — protein sequence MPRIALCQLTTGAEPAANLDLVREWTARAAAEGARVVVFPEATMAGFGVPLGPLAEPLDGPWATAVAAVAAEHDVLVVAGMFTPAGDRVRNTLLVTGLGEHRGYDKIHLYDAFGFKESHTVAPGDSIATVKVDETVLGLATCYDVRFPSLFHKLAEAGASAVLLPASWGAGEGKREQWELLVRARALDSGSWVLACDQADPAVTGVSVNPKAPTGIGYSTVADPFGRVHAQLAADADLLVVDIDPALSTTSREATAVLPNRRV from the coding sequence GTGCCCCGAATCGCGCTCTGCCAGCTGACCACCGGTGCCGAGCCGGCCGCCAACCTGGACCTGGTCCGGGAGTGGACCGCCCGTGCCGCCGCCGAAGGTGCCCGGGTGGTGGTCTTCCCGGAGGCGACCATGGCCGGGTTCGGCGTGCCGCTCGGGCCGCTCGCCGAACCGCTCGACGGGCCGTGGGCGACCGCCGTCGCCGCGGTGGCGGCCGAGCACGACGTGCTGGTCGTCGCGGGCATGTTCACCCCGGCCGGCGACCGCGTGCGGAACACGCTGCTGGTCACCGGGCTCGGTGAGCACCGGGGCTACGACAAGATCCACCTGTACGACGCCTTCGGCTTCAAGGAGTCGCACACGGTGGCGCCGGGTGACTCGATCGCCACGGTCAAGGTGGACGAGACCGTGCTGGGCCTGGCCACCTGCTACGACGTGCGGTTCCCGTCGCTGTTCCACAAGCTGGCGGAGGCGGGTGCCTCGGCGGTGCTGCTGCCCGCGTCGTGGGGTGCCGGTGAGGGCAAGCGCGAGCAGTGGGAACTGCTGGTGCGCGCGCGGGCGCTGGACTCGGGCAGCTGGGTGCTCGCCTGCGACCAGGCCGACCCGGCGGTCACCGGGGTATCGGTGAACCCGAAGGCGCCGACCGGCATCGGCTACTCGACGGTGGCCGACCCATTCGGCCGGGTCCACGCGCAACTGGCCGCCGATGCGGACCTGCTCGTCGTCGACATCGACCCAGCCCTGTCCACCACTTCCCGGGAAGCCACCGCGGTCCTCCCGAACCGACGCGTCTGA
- the eccB gene encoding type VII secretion protein EccB: protein MWTQRDQIQAYQFLRRRLVSALVSADANHPVSPGRRLVLGTVIGVAVALLITAVFGVIGLLKPSGGKDWLAGGKVIVEEETGARFILGEEGTLHPVLNYASARLLAGGDGSATVKVPAKNLAKAGRGARVGIPGAPDSLPGKERLLTSPWISCSRTSRDQPTDAEPATSVLLGATATGRPLAAGEGLLVRLPGGERYLISSGHRFRLSPEAGAALGYDRRVPIVVSSRWLNTVPAGRDLDFVEVDGAGRKGPRVGVRDTEIGQVLSVAGTSSPGYYLVRAEGLTPITQTEAALIMQAPANAAAQVSSGGGQTIEVSAADVAAAGLAADAGTAGGADPAGYPDRIPVAVEVNGDTVAVCAEGDGSGSAKVTIGASAPLPAGARPQPVAVGDGRTADEVYVPPSGGAVLAEQPSGTVYVLTDLGTKYPVASGEALAALGYGAVPKLPVSAGLLALVPSGPALDPAAAAGFG from the coding sequence GTGTGGACTCAGCGGGACCAGATCCAGGCGTACCAGTTCCTGCGCCGGAGACTGGTCTCGGCACTCGTTTCGGCCGATGCCAATCACCCGGTGTCACCGGGGCGCAGGCTGGTGCTCGGCACCGTCATCGGCGTCGCGGTGGCGTTGCTGATCACCGCCGTGTTCGGGGTGATCGGCCTGCTGAAGCCGTCGGGCGGCAAGGACTGGCTGGCCGGTGGCAAGGTGATCGTCGAGGAGGAGACGGGCGCGCGGTTCATCCTCGGTGAGGAGGGCACGCTGCACCCGGTGCTCAACTACGCCTCGGCGCGGCTGCTCGCCGGTGGCGACGGCTCGGCCACGGTGAAGGTGCCGGCGAAGAACCTGGCCAAGGCCGGGCGCGGGGCCAGGGTCGGCATTCCCGGCGCCCCGGATTCGTTGCCGGGCAAGGAAAGACTGCTGACCAGCCCGTGGATCTCCTGTTCCCGCACCAGTCGCGACCAGCCGACCGACGCCGAACCGGCCACCTCGGTGCTGCTCGGCGCCACCGCCACCGGACGGCCGCTCGCCGCTGGGGAGGGCCTGCTGGTCCGGCTGCCGGGCGGCGAGCGGTACCTGATCAGCTCCGGCCACCGGTTCCGGCTCAGCCCGGAAGCCGGTGCCGCGCTCGGGTACGACCGCCGCGTGCCGATCGTGGTCTCCAGCCGCTGGCTGAACACCGTGCCGGCGGGCCGGGACCTGGACTTCGTCGAAGTGGACGGAGCCGGGCGCAAGGGACCGCGGGTCGGCGTGCGCGACACCGAGATCGGGCAGGTGCTCAGCGTCGCGGGCACCAGCTCGCCCGGTTACTACCTGGTCCGCGCCGAGGGCCTCACGCCGATCACCCAGACCGAGGCCGCGTTGATCATGCAGGCCCCGGCGAACGCGGCGGCGCAGGTGTCCAGCGGCGGCGGCCAGACCATCGAGGTGTCCGCGGCCGACGTCGCGGCGGCGGGACTGGCCGCGGACGCCGGGACCGCCGGTGGTGCGGACCCCGCCGGATACCCGGACCGCATCCCGGTGGCGGTGGAGGTCAACGGCGACACGGTGGCGGTGTGCGCCGAGGGCGACGGCTCCGGCTCGGCGAAGGTGACCATCGGCGCGAGCGCGCCGCTGCCCGCCGGTGCGCGGCCGCAGCCGGTCGCGGTCGGCGACGGGCGGACCGCCGACGAGGTGTACGTTCCACCCTCCGGTGGGGCGGTGCTGGCCGAGCAGCCGTCTGGCACGGTGTACGTGCTCACCGATCTCGGCACCAAGTACCCCGTCGCGAGCGGTGAAGCATTGGCCGCACTGGGTTATGGTGCTGTACCTAAGCTGCCGGTGTCCGCCGGCCTGCTCGCGCTGGTGCCGAGCGGGCCCGCGCTGGACCCGGCGGCGGCCGCCGGATTCGGGTGA